Proteins encoded by one window of Candidatus Kapaibacterium thiocyanatum:
- a CDS encoding YajQ family cyclic di-GMP-binding protein, translating to MASSYSFDIICEVDLQEADNAVNQARKEIEHRYDLRGSNCTIELMKTERQIILKADGEHFITAAGEIMRSKMIKRGISVLALDEQKPEQMGGKSVRQVVGLKNGLSKEDAKKITTLIKDSKLKVTAQIQDEKVRVTGKDKDELQAVMTLVRGADLGFPVQFENMR from the coding sequence ATGGCATCAAGCTATTCCTTCGACATCATCTGCGAAGTGGACCTCCAGGAGGCCGACAACGCAGTGAACCAGGCTCGCAAGGAGATCGAACACCGTTACGATCTCCGTGGCTCCAACTGCACGATCGAGCTCATGAAAACAGAGCGTCAGATCATCCTGAAAGCCGATGGCGAGCATTTCATCACGGCCGCGGGCGAGATCATGCGTAGCAAGATGATCAAACGCGGCATCTCCGTTCTCGCCCTCGACGAGCAGAAACCGGAGCAGATGGGGGGCAAATCGGTCCGCCAGGTCGTCGGCCTCAAGAACGGTCTTTCAAAGGAAGATGCCAAGAAGATCACCACGCTGATCAAGGACTCGAAACTGAAGGTGACGGCCCAGATCCAGGACGAAAAGGTCCGCGTCACCGGTAAGGACAAGGACGAACTGCAGGCTGTGATGACCCTCGTCCGCGGCGCGGACCTGGGCTTCCCCGTCCAGTTCGAAAACATGCGCTGA
- a CDS encoding 8-amino-7-oxononanoate synthase, producing MDLFQKCIEFTRADEVKASGLYPYFRPIEENEGPVVMIEGRKTIMAGSNNYLGLTADPRVKQAAKDAIDRYGTGCSGSRYLTGTINLHIELEKKLAAFLGYEDVLLFSTGYQTALGVISGLVQKGDYVISDKENHACIINGCLLAKGGFAEFVRYKHNDMEDLERVLARIPADAGKFIVTDGVFSVSGELVNLPEMVPVAEKYGARIMIDDAHATGVVGVGGRGTASHFGMVGKTDLTMGTFSKTFASLGGFVAGPERVLNYLKHHSPALIFSASPTPASVASALAALDILEKEPERITKLISNADKMRKGFKELGFTVIDSNTGIVPVVLGDVELTLLFWRKLYDKGVFVNAFVPPGVPPTLSMLRTSYMATHENEHLDAILNIFQEVGIELGILQK from the coding sequence GTGGACCTGTTCCAGAAGTGTATCGAATTCACCCGTGCCGACGAAGTCAAGGCATCGGGTCTGTATCCCTATTTCCGCCCGATCGAGGAGAACGAAGGACCGGTGGTCATGATCGAAGGTCGCAAGACCATCATGGCCGGATCCAACAACTACCTCGGCCTCACCGCCGATCCGCGCGTGAAGCAGGCCGCGAAGGACGCCATCGACCGCTACGGTACTGGCTGCTCCGGCTCCCGCTACCTCACGGGAACGATCAACCTCCATATCGAACTCGAGAAAAAACTGGCCGCCTTCCTCGGATACGAAGACGTCCTGCTCTTCTCCACCGGCTACCAGACGGCCCTCGGCGTCATCTCCGGTCTGGTGCAGAAGGGTGACTACGTCATCTCCGACAAGGAAAACCACGCCTGCATCATCAACGGCTGCCTGCTCGCCAAGGGCGGTTTCGCCGAATTCGTCCGTTACAAGCACAACGACATGGAGGATCTCGAGCGTGTGCTGGCGCGCATTCCCGCCGATGCCGGGAAGTTCATCGTCACGGACGGTGTCTTCTCCGTGAGCGGTGAGCTCGTCAACCTGCCCGAGATGGTGCCGGTCGCCGAGAAGTACGGTGCCAGGATCATGATCGACGATGCCCACGCCACGGGTGTGGTGGGCGTCGGCGGCCGCGGTACGGCCAGCCACTTCGGCATGGTGGGCAAGACGGACCTCACGATGGGTACGTTCTCGAAGACCTTCGCCTCGCTGGGCGGCTTCGTGGCGGGTCCGGAGCGCGTCCTCAACTACCTCAAGCACCATTCGCCGGCCCTCATCTTCAGCGCGTCGCCGACGCCGGCCAGCGTCGCCTCGGCCCTTGCGGCCCTGGACATCCTGGAGAAGGAGCCCGAACGTATCACGAAGCTCATCTCCAATGCCGACAAGATGCGGAAGGGCTTCAAGGAGCTCGGATTCACGGTCATCGACAGCAACACGGGTATCGTTCCCGTCGTGCTGGGCGACGTGGAACTGACGCTCCTCTTCTGGCGCAAGCTCTACGACAAGGGCGTCTTCGTGAATGCCTTCGTACCGCCGGGAGTACCGCCTACCCTGTCGATGCTCCGTACGAGCTACATGGCCACGCACGAGAACGAGCATCTGGACGCCATCCTGAACATCTTCCAGGAAGTGGGCATCGAACTCGGTATCCTCCAGAAGTAA